One region of Danio rerio strain Tuebingen ecotype United States chromosome 5, GRCz12tu, whole genome shotgun sequence genomic DNA includes:
- the cspg4ba gene encoding chondroitin sulfate proteoglycan 4 isoform X2, with amino-acid sequence MNAGRLQVRLDLGSGEQILLSDSGTQLNDLAWHTAELLHDIHNVTMTVDNHSKTTLQMPGQERVLHINDGLYVGGSGGLDKTYLFRDLSGFRGCLDEVIFNQHNLLSSLRPYSGFKNVYEVSLGCSPQFFANEDDPISFFSSQAYISLPPWTAQHEWTFECSFHTSAEEGIIMYNSARQGDFVALEIQKGLLVALIGKDGSKTELRSLSFINDRRWHNVKLFFTPKSLQLTVDGESVKSTISSRSKTFHLKGFLFVGGIDDSTRSEVRKVGLTSVAGKRVRGGSFKGCFRDFKINDVKMGLPSAVVTKDISVGCEPEKELDISTTVSPITLSSDSVTQLPPTDVSTLAKGLVKKYGHNFLQLRNLVVPEGGRGSLESKHIKVNLDFKKLGIRQSQIIFRIEEQPVHGQLRLDVDQEQAEHTFSMLDLWHGRAMYIHGGSEDPQDFFMFSVFSNSRKEVPGYLKRHKLYRFNITVTPTNDAPELSLPEGNLFILMENSKKKLTTDVLKAIDIDSNYTDLVYSVLGNLNADAGYLENEDNPGTSLNSFSHAALVDGKIHYVHTGVRNSRIVLRVSDGEKVSNTVVLRIMAVALEYKISNNTGLEVTQGEMYLISTNQLAVWTNALKQVVDIRYDVIEPPKFGELQRMHSSGEWKITSSFSQRVLEKGRLRYLSTYQSIQTSNSTDHFKCKVTVASRASEELVFPITVKWINYTIENNKPVELDKITRAVIDSDHLYVKANGVSLTDDELCFKLLTLPRRGIIEVKNAKLDLNSTFCQRDITDLKVEYQLLERSFEDTSDEFVFHIFSKHAHSASHIFTINIKADVNSIFMTNNGLSLLEGESKLITKNELFAETLSTKEIYYTITKTPNHGKLMRINLSNSTKDFDKIMSFTNQDVLEERIMYVHDDSETTQDDFTFIASTSPVAKLYVRENDVGSKEGVFNISIKLVNDEKPTRIVDKVFNVVRNKQRLLTLEDLCYHDSDSDFSDGELVYTRRGIPMGDLVLVNDTSHKLYQFRQEDVEQKRVLFIHHGMNSGRFVLFVSDGKHYVSSLLDISAQDAYLKIGNNTGLLIQKGQAKMLCHANLSVDTNLDIRNDNEITFKIQKPPKHGSLYLNNSKTESFTQNDLRNCFLSYYHDNSNNLADVFTLLVEAKDLQLDVKVPVKVYLESHQRPPIILHNKTLLVEEGKPVKIESSKLKVTHEASSPSEITFTVKVPPSHGHLRHFIEGKDQYQGTKEDPLVTFSQWDVNAGNIQYMQVDPGQNSDSFTLEASNGVAEVIDIIMSVDIIPRLIPIEVSNITLKEGASKALTEDIIKVTNPHFSGLNFVYYVSEGPLHGHIENSRFRGIPTTYFTRKQVEQEFIYYVHDNTETLEDHFTVTANDTDLRKHSAPWTVYVQIIAVNDQPPVITANRVLRVWVDSVTEITPEDLNAQDEDTLPEQLEYIITQPSNGHLALKISPNRPIMNFTQAHIDQRQLLFVHSGPMAGGFNFQVNDGVNFASRQIFSITARALVLNLKKAGPLKVFPGSLSLISNNILQATTNDDTGFSNRTIDFTVINPPKFGKLVGLQADKTTTEISSFTQQMVDDCEVAYQQNHVTSLGWAALDKFTFTVSSPPAMLESQTFDIDISYENVGPEQSSVLLVNKGVEVAEGDKVLIDKSALDASNLLTKQPESKRSSYEIWYQVTSLPQHGVIVVGERNLTKEKPNFSQFILNKYGITYHHDNSETTYDHFEFDVYLNLKSKPPSRPLDTSEVVSESFNITIIPINDQPPVLKTKTPSLKVVQGDTVTIGPDNLNVVDLDNPPTEIQYTVISKPSNGFLAIADHLNESVDSFSQAQINNGEVFFIHDGSSSSGAFYFSVTDGHHRPLYKLFNLEVIKITVWLANNTEVLLDQGHTSVTLTQSHLAAVTNGKNTTVHYQITVPPKNGKLLLNNDVVTAFSHDDLEAETLMYHMVNLESSHDNFEFAAFTTEANLTNQVVNITVKPLIKYTERVTFPNGIRIRLKPHFLNVSELALLSDSDPLFEITSPPDNGKIVRMIGGKGRKAESVESFTFSELQQQKLAIELKANLTGVQEVNDSFRFVLKANNVQPANGIFTFSIVPHVPTMEISTVTAMSTIRPVFHSQTAALSLFTSSTSPAVQPTQRVTKSRSRVKGRNRWGNSNSIDIGTTNSKTTHGVEEISPINNTPVKVESVSQTGSSSNSMIILLPLLALLLLVIIVVVLGLLLRPKWRKKPKPSKSMSGSSFQPDDLSQQELSHWPATIPVVTVTPLISRNAGSSTVTRLQTRSENSPSGPSVSLCSFGDLEPEVSQLCRTTNPTLRNNQYWV; translated from the exons ATGAATGCTGGCAGACTGCAG GTAAGGTTGGATCTGGGCTCTGGAGAGCAGATTCTTCTCTCAGACAGTGGAACCCAGCTGAATGATCTGGCCTGGCACACTGCAGAACTTCTCCATGACATCCACAATGTTACAATGACGGTGGACAACCACTCCAAGACTACCCTGCAAATGCCAGGCCAGGAGAGAGTGCTGCACATCAATGATGGCCTGTATGTTGGTGGATCGGGAGGTTTGGataagacctatctgtttagagATCTTAGTGGATTCCGTGGTTGTCTTGATGAAGTAATATTTAATCAGCACAACCTCCTTTCATCATTAAGGCCATACTCTGGGTTTAAAAACGTCTATGAGGTTTCCCTAGGATGCAGTCCTCAATTTTTTGCAAATGAGGATGACCCTATTAGTTTTTTCAGCTCACAAGCTTATATATCTCTTCCCCCTTGGACGGCCCAGCATGAATGGACTTTTGAATGCTCATTCCACACATCAGCTGAAGAAGGAATCATCATGTACAACTCGGCTCGACAAGGAGATTTTGTGGCCCTGGAGATTCAGAAAGGCCTCCTTGTTGCATTGATTGGTAAAGATGGAAGTAAAACAGAGCTACGTTCCCTCTCCTTTATCAATGACAGAAGATGGCACAACGTCAAGCTCTTTTTTACCCCCAAAAGCCTCCAACTCACAGTTGATGGAGAGTCTGTAAAGTCCACCATTAGCTCCAGATCAAAAACCTTTCATCTGAAAGGTTTCCTCTTTGTTGGGGGAATCGATGACAGCACACGTTCTGAGGTCAGAAAGGTGGGCCTTACTTCAGTAGCAGGGAAACGTGTTAGAGGGGGTTCCTTTAAAGGATGTTTCagagattttaaaataaatgatgtcaAAATGGGTCTTCCCAGTGCGGTAGTAACCAAAGACATCTCTGTTGGTTGTGAACCTGAAAAGGAGCTGGATATAAGTACAACAGTAAGCCCAATAACCCTCTCCAGTGACTCTGTCACTCAGTTGCCACCCACTGATGTCTCCACCCTAGCGAAAGGTCTTGTCAAGAAGTACGGACACAATTTTCTACAGCTTAGGAATCTTGTTGTCCCAGAAGGAGGTCGGGGATCCTTGGAATCAAAACATATAAAAGTGAACCTTGACTTCAAGAAACTTGGCATTCGTCAATCTCAGATCATTTTTAGAATTGAAGAGCAACCGGTACATGGTCAACTTAGGCTTGATGTAGACCAGGAGCAGGCTGAGCATACATTCAGCATGCTGGATCTGTGGCACGGCAGAGCCATGTATATTCATGGAGGATCTGAAGACCCACAGGACTTCTTCATGTTCTCAGTGTTCTCCAATAGCAGAAAGGAAGTACCAGGCTATCTGAAGCGACACAAACTGTATCGATTTAACATCACCGTTACACCAACCAATGACGCCCCTGAGTTAAGTCTACCTGAAGGAAATCTGTTTATTCTTATGGAGAACTCCAAAAAGAAGCTCACCACTGATGTTCTGAAGGCCATAGACATTGACAGTAATTACACAGACCTTGTTTACTCTGTGTTAGGGAACCTTAATGCTGATGCAGGGTATTTGGAAAATGAAGATAATCCAGGTACATCACTAAATTCTTTCTCCCATGCAGCCCTTGTAGATGGCAAGATACATTACGTCCACACAGGTGTGAGGAACTCTAGGATTGTGTTGAGAGTTAGTGACGGAGAGAAAGTGAGTAACACTGTTGTGCTTAGAATCATGGCTGTGGCACTTGAGTataaaatctccaataacacaggTCTGGAAGTGACTCAAGGAGAGATGTACCTGATAAGCACCAACCAACTGGCTGTGTGGACCAATGCCTTGAAGCAGGTGGTTGACATTCGTTATGATGTGATTGAGCCACCAAAATTCGGTGAGCTCCAAAGGATGCACTCAAGTGGAGAATGGAAGATCACCAGCTCATTTTCCCAAAGAGTTCTTGAAAAGGGCCGTTTAAGGTACCTTAGCACCTATCAGTCTATTCAAACAAGTAATAGCACGGACCACTTCAAATGTAAAGTAACTGTGGCCTCCAGAGCTAGTGAAGAACTTGTTTTTCCAATTACTGTAAAGTGGATAAACTACACAATAGAGAACAACAAACCTGTAGAGCTGGACAAAATTACAAGAGCTGTAATTGACTCTGATCATCTGTATGTAAAAGCCAATGGTGTAAGTCTGACTGATGACGAACTTTGTTTTAAATTGTTGACTTTACCAAGAAGAGGAATTATTGAAGTGAAAAATGCCAAGTTGGATTTGAATTCTACATTTTGTCAAAGGGACATCACAGATCTGAAGGTTGAATATCAACTACTAGAAAGATCATTTGAGGATACCAGTGATGAATTTGTTTTCCACATATTTTCAAAGCATGCACATTCTGCTAGTCACATTTTCACAATCAACATTAAAGCAGATGTCAACAGCATTTTCATGACAAACAATGGACTGTCACTTCTTGAAGGTGAAAGTAAACTTATTACAAAGAATGAATTGTTTGCTGAAACTCTGAGCACTAAAGAAATCTACTACACAATTACAAAGACGCCAAACCATGGGAAGTTAATGCGAATCAACTTGTCTAACTCTACCAAAGACTTTGACAAAATTATGTCCTTTACTAATCAGGATGTTCTTGAAGAGCGTATTATGTATGTTCATGATGACAGTGAAACAACTCAGGATGATTTTACCTTCATAGCCTCCACAAGCCCTGTAGCAAAGCTGTATGTTAGAGAAAATGATGTTGGCTCTAAGGAGGGTGTATTTAATATCTCTATAAAACTAGTGAACGATGAAAAACCCACTCGCATCGTAGACAAAGTTTTTAATGTTGTCAGAAACAAACAGAGATTGCTTACACTCGAGGACCTGTGCTATCATGACTCAGATTCAGACTTTAGTGATGGCGAGCTTGTCTATACTCGGCGTGGTATCCCAATGGGCGATTTGGTTCTTGTGAATGACACTTCACACAAGCTGTACCAATTTCGTCAAGAAGACGTAGAACAGAAACGAGTGCTGTTCATACACCACGGGATGAACTCTGGCCGTTTTGTCCTGTTTGTGTCAGATGGCAAACACTACGTGTCCTCTCTGTTGGATATTAGCGCACAGGATGCTTATTTAAAAATTGGCAACAATACAGGCCTGTTGATACAGAAAGGGCAAGCCAAGATGCTTTGTCATGCTAACTTGAGTGTGGATACAAACCTTGACATACGAAATGACAATGAAATAACATTCAAAATCCAAAAGCCTCCAAAACATGGCAGTCTGTATTTAAATAACAGCAAGACAGAATCATTCACCCAAAATGACCTGAGAAATTGCTTTTTGTCTTATTATCATGACAACAGTAATAATCTTGCTGATGTTTTCACGCTCCTGGTGGAAGCAAAGGACCTTCAGCTTGATGTTAAAGTCCCTGTGAAGGTGTACTTGGAAAGCCATCAAAGGCCACCCATCATACTTCATAACAAAACCTTGCTGGTAGAAGAGGGGAAGCCAGTCAAGATTGAGAGCAGTAAACTCAAG GTGACCCATGAGGCAAGTTCACCCTCAGAAATAACTTTCACTGTCAAAGTTCCTCCATCTCATGGGCATTTACGGCATTTTATTGAGGGTAAAGATCAGTACCAAGGAACTAAAGAGGACCCATTAGTGACATTTTCCCAGTGGGATGTCAATGCTGGCAACATTCAGTATATGCAGGTGGATCCTGGCCAAAACAGTGATTCATTCACTCTGGAAGCAAGCAACGGGGTCGCAGAGGTCATTGACATCATCATGTCTGTGGATATCATCCCACGCCTCATACCCATTGAGGTGTCCAATATCACTTTGAAGGAAGGAGCATCTAAAGCTCTCACTGAGGACATCATCAAAGTAACAAACCCACATTTCTCAGGCCTTAATTTTGTGTACTATGTCTCAGAGGGTCCTCTTCATGGCCACATTGAGAATTCACGTTTCCGAGGGATTCCGACAACGTACTTTACAAGGAAGCAG GTGGAGCAGGAATTTATCTATTATGTCCATGATAACACAGAGACCTTAGAGGACCACTTCACTGTTACAGCAAATGATACAGACCTGCGAAAACACAGCGCACCATGGACTGTGTATGTCCAGATCATAGCCGTAAATGACCAACCTCCAGTTATTACAGCCAACAGGGTCCTCAGG GTGTGGGTTGACTCGGTCACAGAGATCACCCCAGAGGATCTGAATGCACAGGATGAAGACACACTTCCTGAGCAGCTGGAGTACATCATCACTCAACCCAGCAATGGTCACCTGGCTCTGAAGATATCCCCTAACAGACCAATCATGAACTTTACTCAAGCTCACATCGACCAGCGGCAGCTGCTATTCGTACATAGTG GCCCAATGGCAGGAGGCTTCAACTTTCAAGTCAATGATGGTGTAAACTTTGCTTCTAGGCAGATATTCAGTATTACAGCTCGTGCCCTGGTTCTTAATCTAAAGAAGGCTGGACCTCTTAAGGTGTTTCCAG GCTCCTTATCCTTGATTTCAAACAACATTCTACAGGCCACAACAAATGACGATACTGGCTTCTCAAATCGAACCATTGATTTTACTGTGATCAATCCTCCGAAATTTGGAAAACTGGTTGGTTTGCAAGCAGACAAAACCACTACAGAGATATCATCCTTCACACAACAAATG GTGGATGATTGTGAAGTAGCATATCAGCAAAATCATGTGACTTCTTTGGGATGGGCAGCGCTAGACAAGTTCACATTTACAGTGTCGTCTCCTCCTGCCATGCTTGAAAGCCAGACGTTTGACATTGACATTTCTTATGAAAATGTTGGACCTGAACAAAGTTCTGTGCTCCTCGTAAATAAAG gTGTTGAGGTTGCTGAAGGTGACAAAGTACTAATTGACAAATCAGCGCTGGACGCATCCAATCTACTTACCAAACAACCTGAATCCAAACGTAGCTCTTATGAGATTTGGTACCAGGTCACTTCACTTCCACAGCATGGCGTCATCGTTGTGGGAGAACGAAATCTTACAAAAGAAAAGCCGAATTTTTCTCAGTTCATCCTTAACAAGTATGGAATCACATACCATCATGACAACTCCGAGACCACCTATGACCATTTTGAGTTTGATGTGTATCTCAACCTGAAGAGCAAACCACCATCTCGACCCCTAGATACCTCTGAGGTTGTGTCAGAATCATTCAACATCACTATAATCCCCATAAATGATCAACCTCCTGTTCTGAAAACCAAAACCCCCAGCCTAAAAGTGGTTCAGGGGGACACTGTGACTATTGGACCCGACAACTTAAATGTGGTTGATCTTGATAACCCACCCACAGAAATTCAGTACACTGTGATTAGCAAACCTAGCAATGGTTTCTTAGCCATTGCAGATCACTTGAACGAGTCGGTGGACTCCTTCTCTCAGGCTCAGATTAATAACGGAGAGGTATTTTTCATCCATGATGGCAGTTCTTCATCTGGTGCTTTCTACTTCAGTGTCACCGATGGCCACCATCGTCCCTTATATAAACTCTTCAATCTGGAAGTGATAAAGATCACTGTTTGGCTTGCTAACAACACAGAGGTACTGCTGGATCAGGGACACACATCTGTTACTCTCACACAGTCACACCTTGCCGCAGTGACTAATGGTAAAAACACTACAGTGCACTATCAAATCACAGTACCGCCGAAGAACGGCAAACTCCTACTGAACAATGATGTTGTCACTGCTTTTAGTCATGATGATCTTGAGGCGGAAACGCTAATGTACCACATGGTCAACCTAGAGTCATCTCATGATAACTTTGAGTTTGCTGCCTTCACAACAGAAGCAAACCTCACTAACCAAGTAGTCAATATCACTGTGAAACCACTCATTAAGTACACTGAAAGAGTAACGTTTCCGAATGGAATTCGAATTCGGCTAAAGCCACATTTTCTGAATGTGTCTGAGCTGGCTTTGTTGAGCGATAGTGACCCGTTGTTTGAAATTACCTCACCACCAGACAATGGTAAGATTGTCCGTATGATTGGTGGTAAGGGAAGGAAAGCTGAATCAGTGGAGTCTTTCACTTTCAGTGAACTCCAGCAGCAAAAACTGGCCATTGAATTAAAGGCGAACCTGACGGGCGTCCAGGAAGTAAATGACTCTTTCAGATTTGTTCTTAAAGCCAATAACGTCCAACCAGCCAATGGGATTTTCACTTTCAGCATTGTTCCTCATGTTCCTACTATGGAGATATCCACAGTGACAGCAATGTCTACAATCAGACCTGTTTTTCATAGCCAAACTGCTGCGTTGAGCTTGTTTACATCTTCAACATCTCCAGCTGTGCAGCCAACACAACGCGTGACCAAATCCAGGTCAAGAGTTAAAGGTCGCAACCGCTGGGGTAATTCAAACAGCATTGACATTGGTACCACTAACTCAAAAACAACCCATGGGGTGGAGGAGATTTCCCCTATAAATAATACTCCAGTGAAAGTAGAGTCAGTTTCCCAGACGGGGTCATCCTCAAACTCCATGATCATCCTTTTGCCTCTTCTTGCTCTTCTGCTTCTGGTCATCATTGTGGTGGTGTTGGGGCTGCTCTTAAGACCAAAGTGGAGGAAGAAACCAAAGCCTTCAAAAAGCATGTCAGGCTCTTCCTTTCAACCTGACGACTTGTCCCAACAAGAGCTGTCACACTGGCCTGCAACCATCCCTGTTGTAACCGTAACTCCTCTTATTTCAAGAAATGCTGGAAGTTCAACTGTAACCAGACTGCAAACCAGAAGTGAAAACTCCCCATCTGGTCCATCTGTGTCTTTGTGCTCTTTTGGAGACCTGGAGCCTGAAGTCTCACAGCTTTGCAGGACCACCAACCCGACCCTGCGAAACAATCAGTACTGGGTATGA